One stretch of Banduia mediterranea DNA includes these proteins:
- a CDS encoding translocation/assembly module TamB domain-containing protein: MKKTTAPNAPMSRAQRLRRWAARSWYIIAFGFSAMLALSLGLTLWLLSTEAGLRNALAVARQFTGGALTVEQVEGRLLTPMHLSGVRYRSGGLEVEVDEVDLAMDLSQILRLNVVVRTLETSGVRVKLAPPKPEEPEPEPGQPPELRLPLGVFVGKVSIDDLAIRSAEDTELFALEHGDLSGHWNRDDIRIDTLQLVHEEYGEIGLSAQATALADGVLIDALDVTGPGRLSLAGRVGLSAQADNDLNLKWDDLHWPPQGDPSITSPDGRLSVQGTWTALSFDADAGIGPQARITAQGDWSPDNIDAHLAWTDLADFKNPSQSIWRSRRGRLDVTGVPEDYRFELNGELVARELPGKIAGEGQGNLQGLHLQRFVLEALQGSLTAKGDVAWNPEVSAQLSLRARKLDPSAILAGWAGSINGDVDFSLAMPQQQPDARFTVAIDDSVLRDRPLSLQAQGRYSGDALNLQQVELHSGRTTLTASGRATAPFDLKADLDSPNLEALWPGLGGRASLQASLQGELPIPGLQLRGQFDDVAYQAYRLASASIDAEVYPQQPMTVRLDARGIDVGESIDSLGLTLDGPLADHRLQLDVLTERGTVSMAMAGGYQPQAQRWDGNLQALSVAPGKAPPWTLQAPAPLTLSAREAGIERACLGGDGGEACLSANYTPDATQASVDLSRFALEYLRPLLPEDYAFRGELSGQADVALAGSTLRSANVDLKTTELRLRVGATLLQLQPSTLIAHENEQGLDVDTRINLSEGSIILQAHAQPGEVLAQRALEGRLAINIPDMGVLERASPEIGEAKGVLNGAFDLGGTLGLPAVNGKLAVDDGSIRLETPGIVLSNLQADVRGTSTGQVQLAVSAESGKGTLEIGGDIDFAAKPLVADIHIGGDRFQAANTPVAKVWIDPDLNVRLGAKGLDIRGSVGVPQALVTPERFKGGGASSPSSDQIILEGDGSEPEPALPIRAEVTVKLGEKVRFEGYGLESRFSGSLTVIEQPGKLTSARGQISMVDGKYQAYGQDLTIETGRLIYSGGPVVDPALQLRASRQPRDNITVGVIVRGTLGQPQFSLYSDPSSMTQQEQLSWLVLGRGLSSGGSDDAALANAALSLGLKGGQWFAEKIGGGIGLDDLSVGSEPGQTADQAQLTIGKYLSPKLYVSYGVSLFQPGHTFKLRYDLGKGFSVETESGVYSGGDLLYSIEK, from the coding sequence GTGAAGAAAACCACAGCCCCCAATGCCCCGATGAGCCGCGCGCAGCGACTGCGCCGCTGGGCCGCGCGCAGCTGGTACATCATCGCGTTCGGATTCAGCGCGATGCTGGCGCTGAGTCTGGGCTTGACGCTGTGGCTGCTGAGCACCGAGGCCGGCTTGCGCAACGCCCTGGCCGTGGCGCGGCAGTTCACCGGTGGCGCACTGACGGTCGAGCAGGTCGAGGGCCGCCTGCTCACGCCGATGCATCTGAGCGGCGTCCGCTATCGGTCCGGGGGGCTGGAGGTCGAGGTCGACGAGGTCGATCTGGCGATGGACCTGTCGCAGATTCTCAGACTCAATGTGGTGGTCCGCACACTGGAAACCTCGGGTGTGCGCGTCAAGCTGGCGCCGCCGAAACCCGAAGAACCGGAGCCCGAGCCCGGTCAGCCACCCGAGCTGCGTCTGCCGCTCGGTGTTTTCGTCGGCAAGGTCTCGATCGACGATCTGGCCATTCGCAGCGCCGAGGACACGGAGCTGTTCGCGCTGGAGCACGGTGACTTGTCCGGCCACTGGAATCGCGACGACATTCGCATCGATACGCTACAACTGGTGCACGAGGAATACGGCGAAATCGGACTGAGCGCGCAGGCCACGGCATTGGCGGACGGCGTGCTGATCGATGCGCTGGACGTGACCGGGCCGGGCAGGCTTTCGCTCGCCGGCCGCGTGGGTCTGAGCGCGCAGGCCGACAATGATCTGAACCTGAAATGGGACGATCTGCACTGGCCACCGCAAGGCGACCCCAGCATCACCAGCCCGGATGGCCGGCTCAGCGTCCAGGGCACCTGGACCGCGCTGAGTTTCGACGCCGACGCCGGGATCGGGCCGCAGGCACGCATCACCGCCCAGGGCGACTGGTCGCCCGACAACATCGATGCGCACCTGGCCTGGACCGATCTGGCCGATTTCAAGAACCCGTCGCAGTCGATCTGGCGCAGCAGGCGCGGACGCCTGGACGTGACCGGCGTGCCCGAGGACTACCGTTTCGAACTGAACGGAGAGCTGGTGGCGCGTGAGCTGCCGGGCAAGATTGCCGGTGAGGGACAGGGCAATCTGCAAGGCCTGCATTTGCAGCGTTTTGTCCTTGAAGCCCTGCAGGGCTCCCTGACCGCCAAAGGTGATGTCGCCTGGAATCCCGAAGTCAGCGCCCAGCTGAGCCTGCGCGCCCGCAAGCTGGACCCTTCAGCGATCCTCGCCGGCTGGGCCGGCAGCATCAACGGCGATGTGGACTTCAGCCTGGCGATGCCGCAACAGCAGCCGGACGCCCGCTTCACGGTGGCGATCGACGACTCGGTGCTGCGCGACAGGCCGCTGTCGCTGCAGGCTCAGGGGCGCTACAGCGGTGATGCGCTCAATCTGCAGCAGGTGGAGCTGCACAGCGGCCGCACCACATTGACGGCCAGCGGCCGCGCCACGGCGCCCTTCGACCTCAAGGCCGATCTCGACAGCCCCAATCTCGAAGCCTTGTGGCCGGGGCTGGGCGGTCGCGCGAGCCTGCAGGCCAGCCTGCAGGGCGAGCTGCCGATCCCGGGGCTGCAACTGCGCGGTCAATTCGACGACGTGGCCTATCAGGCCTACCGCCTGGCCAGCGCCAGCATCGACGCAGAGGTCTATCCGCAACAGCCGATGACGGTGCGGCTGGATGCCCGCGGCATCGACGTCGGCGAGTCGATCGACAGTCTAGGCCTGACGCTGGACGGCCCCTTGGCCGATCACCGCCTGCAGCTCGACGTGCTGACCGAAAGAGGCACGGTCTCGATGGCGATGGCGGGCGGCTACCAGCCGCAGGCGCAGCGCTGGGACGGAAACCTGCAGGCCCTGAGTGTGGCGCCCGGCAAGGCGCCGCCGTGGACGCTCCAGGCGCCGGCGCCGTTGACGCTGTCGGCGCGCGAAGCCGGGATCGAACGTGCCTGTCTTGGCGGAGACGGCGGCGAAGCCTGCCTGAGCGCGAACTACACCCCGGACGCGACGCAGGCGTCCGTCGACCTCAGCCGTTTCGCCCTGGAATACCTGCGCCCCTTGCTGCCCGAGGACTACGCCTTCCGCGGCGAACTCAGCGGGCAGGCCGATGTGGCACTTGCCGGCAGCACGCTGCGCAGCGCCAATGTCGATCTCAAGACCACCGAATTGCGTCTACGTGTCGGCGCCACGCTGCTGCAGTTGCAGCCCAGCACGCTGATCGCGCACGAGAACGAGCAGGGGCTGGATGTCGATACCCGGATCAATCTCAGCGAAGGCTCGATCATCCTGCAGGCACATGCGCAGCCCGGCGAAGTGCTGGCGCAGCGCGCGCTCGAAGGGAGGCTGGCGATCAACATCCCGGACATGGGCGTTCTGGAGCGGGCTTCGCCGGAAATCGGCGAAGCCAAGGGGGTCTTGAACGGCGCCTTCGATCTCGGTGGCACGCTGGGGCTGCCGGCCGTGAATGGAAAGCTGGCGGTCGATGACGGTTCCATCCGGTTGGAAACGCCGGGCATCGTACTGAGCAATCTGCAGGCCGACGTTCGCGGCACCAGCACCGGCCAGGTTCAGCTGGCGGTCTCGGCCGAATCGGGCAAGGGCACCCTGGAAATCGGCGGCGACATCGATTTCGCGGCGAAGCCACTGGTGGCGGATATCCACATCGGCGGCGACCGATTCCAGGCCGCGAACACGCCGGTCGCCAAGGTCTGGATCGATCCCGATCTGAACGTGCGGCTCGGCGCCAAGGGGCTCGATATCCGCGGCAGCGTCGGCGTGCCGCAGGCGCTGGTCACGCCGGAGCGCTTCAAGGGCGGCGGCGCGAGCTCGCCCTCGTCCGACCAGATCATTCTCGAAGGCGATGGCAGCGAGCCCGAACCGGCGCTGCCGATTCGCGCCGAAGTCACCGTCAAGCTGGGTGAAAAGGTCCGCTTCGAGGGCTACGGGCTGGAATCGCGCTTCAGTGGCTCCCTGACCGTCATCGAACAGCCCGGAAAGCTCACCTCCGCACGCGGCCAGATCAGCATGGTCGATGGCAAATACCAAGCCTATGGCCAGGATCTCACGATCGAGACCGGCCGCCTGATCTACAGCGGCGGACCGGTGGTCGACCCTGCGCTGCAATTGCGCGCCTCGCGCCAGCCGCGCGACAACATCACCGTGGGCGTGATCGTGCGCGGCACGCTGGGCCAGCCGCAGTTCAGCCTTTACTCCGATCCCTCGTCGATGACCCAGCAGGAGCAATTGTCGTGGCTGGTGCTGGGGCGTGGTCTCTCCAGCGGCGGCAGTGACGACGCGGCGCTCGCCAACGCGGCGCTGTCGCTGGGCCTCAAGGGTGGGCAATGGTTCGCCGAAAAGATCGGTGGCGGCATCGGTCTGGATGACCTCAGCGTGGGTTCGGAGCCAGGGCAGACCGCAGATCAGGCGCAGCTCACGATTGGCAAGTACCTGTCACCCAAGCTCTACGTCAGCTATGGCGTCAGCCTGTTCCAGCCCGGCCACACCTTCAAGCTGCGCTATGACCTCGGCAAGGGTTTCTCGGTCGAAACCGAATCTGGGGTCTACAGCGGTGGTGATCTGCTGTATTCGATCGAGAAATGA
- a CDS encoding type II toxin-antitoxin system PrlF family antitoxin, whose amino-acid sequence MSATLEVESTLTDRYQTTVPETVRRVLRLSKRDKIHYIIRPNGEVVLTRAEDGEAADPVLGQFLSYLARDLANSPERLQAVDAGLVQRLKSLVGDIEVDLDAPLSADDE is encoded by the coding sequence ATGTCAGCCACCCTCGAAGTCGAATCGACCTTGACCGACCGCTACCAGACCACGGTGCCGGAAACAGTCCGGCGCGTCTTGCGCCTGAGCAAGCGCGACAAGATTCATTACATCATCCGTCCGAACGGTGAAGTGGTGTTGACCCGCGCTGAAGACGGCGAAGCAGCCGATCCGGTTCTCGGCCAGTTTCTGAGCTACCTCGCGCGCGACCTCGCCAACAGTCCAGAGCGTCTCCAGGCCGTTGACGCTGGACTGGTCCAGCGGCTCAAGTCGCTCGTCGGCGACATCGAGGTTGATCTCGATGCGCCGCTATCGGCGGACGATGAATGA
- a CDS encoding type II toxin-antitoxin system YhaV family toxin, translating into MTGGKPTPLVIHGWTVFAHPLFLAQLEALADKVEALKQKDPVGYVKKNANKRLAAITKLAFEVIPQDPTQPEYRQGGTLGDDHKHWFRAKFFQQYRLFFRYHAPSKMIVLAWVNDEDTKRAYESGDDAYRVFRKMLEAGHPPDDWNQLLSEARAELKRLQQFTSTGAR; encoded by the coding sequence ATGACCGGCGGCAAGCCGACACCGCTGGTCATTCATGGCTGGACCGTCTTCGCCCATCCGCTGTTTCTTGCGCAGCTTGAAGCGCTCGCGGACAAGGTCGAGGCACTGAAGCAAAAGGACCCGGTCGGGTACGTCAAGAAGAACGCCAATAAGCGCTTGGCGGCCATCACCAAGCTGGCGTTTGAGGTCATCCCGCAAGACCCGACGCAGCCGGAGTACCGGCAAGGCGGCACGCTCGGCGACGATCACAAGCACTGGTTCCGGGCGAAGTTCTTTCAGCAGTATCGGCTGTTCTTTCGGTATCACGCCCCGAGCAAGATGATCGTGCTCGCCTGGGTCAACGACGAAGACACCAAGCGTGCCTACGAGAGCGGCGACGACGCCTACCGGGTGTTCCGCAAAATGCTCGAAGCCGGCCATCCACCGGATGACTGGAATCAGTTGCTGAGTGAAGCGCGAGCTGAGCTCAAGCGTCTGCAGCAGTTCACGTCCACGGGCGCGAGGTAG
- a CDS encoding CaiB/BaiF CoA transferase family protein, producing MGTLNHIRVLRIGSRVAAAYCSKLLRGFGATVQAMATPGFEPALHSPEEMLWFEIEQGRLDFDWQVPEAADVLHRLLESVDLLIDARAVEASDPFGLAAAALAQRHPRLITCRISSFGLSGPYQHYQAEDITLYAMSGLMHSTGHGQREPLNARPRICELSGGLNAYAASLMALLRRGRDGIGDFIDLSVHESALENYETAIADHLHSGAVPRRNGDEHGMVPWRTYPCADGEVAIVGGPVRNWVGAIEQFDVPELLQPRFADVEQRLVNRKAFEALLRPWLASKAKKQLFLLGQERGLAWSPLASVCEVLADPQHEARDFFQDAQLPDGRKCRIPGAPFRSQVSRWRNAGMHEQAVPVPVPVPAHGTEQPVAAPLQGLRILDFSHDWAGPHAARVMADFGAEVIKVEYPGRVDSMRGGYKQKINGFPRFWQLHRGKKSLTLDLKRPDHYEFCRRLVAATDLVLENSRPGVMQRLGLAYDTLRDIKPDIIMLSMSAFGATGPYAAYAGYGGTIEAISGMQALTAYDRGGPRYRIREMDVLNGIFGLCAALTALFHRQSTTVGQWIDLSETETSCWLIGEYIAMASSSGTEPLLVGNRHAFYAPQGCYPCSGKDRWVTICITSNAQWRKLAGIIGGKELEQDGRYATVSGRSTRHDEIDALIGTWTCRQDCRSAMRILQAEGIAAGAVFNAQDLSQDEHLAARDWLQTVDAVRLPGFPFRFRRGGSAVCTKGPDLGQHNDSIRALYGDLNTDDLLLPQNLGTAYEI from the coding sequence ATGGGGACATTGAACCATATCCGCGTGCTGCGAATTGGCAGCCGGGTTGCCGCTGCTTACTGCAGCAAGCTCTTGCGCGGCTTCGGTGCCACGGTTCAAGCGATGGCCACGCCCGGCTTCGAGCCGGCGCTACACTCGCCTGAGGAGATGCTGTGGTTTGAGATCGAACAGGGCCGACTGGATTTTGACTGGCAGGTGCCCGAGGCAGCGGATGTTCTGCATAGGTTGCTGGAATCCGTTGACCTGCTGATCGATGCCCGAGCCGTTGAAGCCAGTGATCCGTTCGGATTGGCTGCCGCAGCGCTCGCTCAGCGTCATCCGCGTCTGATCACTTGCCGAATCTCTTCGTTCGGCCTGAGCGGGCCTTACCAGCACTATCAGGCTGAGGACATCACGCTGTATGCGATGAGTGGCCTAATGCACAGCACTGGCCATGGTCAGCGCGAACCGCTAAATGCCCGGCCGAGGATCTGTGAATTGTCCGGTGGTCTCAATGCCTATGCCGCTAGCCTGATGGCGCTGCTTCGCCGCGGCCGCGATGGGATCGGTGATTTCATTGACCTGTCAGTGCATGAATCGGCGTTGGAGAACTACGAGACCGCGATTGCCGACCACCTTCATAGCGGCGCCGTGCCCCGTCGCAACGGCGACGAGCATGGAATGGTGCCGTGGCGTACGTACCCCTGCGCGGATGGTGAAGTTGCAATCGTTGGTGGACCAGTACGCAACTGGGTTGGAGCCATCGAGCAGTTCGATGTTCCAGAGCTGCTCCAGCCCCGCTTCGCTGATGTTGAACAGAGGCTGGTGAATCGCAAGGCTTTCGAAGCCCTGCTCCGGCCCTGGCTTGCGAGCAAGGCAAAAAAGCAGTTGTTCTTACTCGGACAGGAGCGCGGGCTGGCATGGTCACCCTTGGCTTCTGTATGTGAAGTCCTCGCAGACCCGCAGCATGAAGCGCGTGACTTCTTCCAAGATGCGCAGTTACCGGACGGCCGTAAATGCCGCATTCCCGGCGCGCCTTTTCGCAGCCAAGTATCACGTTGGCGCAATGCGGGCATGCACGAGCAAGCGGTGCCCGTTCCCGTTCCTGTGCCCGCTCATGGCACAGAACAACCAGTCGCCGCTCCTCTGCAAGGCTTACGAATTCTGGATTTTTCTCACGACTGGGCAGGGCCGCACGCTGCCCGAGTGATGGCGGACTTCGGCGCAGAGGTCATCAAGGTGGAGTATCCCGGCCGAGTCGACTCGATGCGCGGCGGATATAAGCAGAAGATCAATGGATTTCCACGGTTTTGGCAGTTGCATCGTGGGAAGAAATCATTAACGCTTGATCTTAAGCGGCCTGATCACTATGAGTTCTGTCGGCGTCTGGTAGCGGCGACGGATCTCGTACTGGAAAATTCTCGTCCCGGTGTGATGCAGCGGCTGGGGCTCGCCTACGATACCTTGCGGGACATCAAACCGGACATCATCATGCTGTCCATGTCAGCATTTGGCGCTACCGGTCCATACGCCGCTTATGCTGGATATGGCGGCACCATAGAGGCGATTAGCGGGATGCAGGCGCTCACCGCCTATGACAGGGGCGGCCCACGCTATCGCATACGCGAGATGGATGTCCTGAATGGCATATTCGGACTCTGTGCCGCGCTCACGGCGCTATTCCATCGCCAGTCCACCACGGTCGGCCAGTGGATCGATCTGTCCGAGACGGAAACTTCTTGCTGGCTCATTGGCGAATACATAGCCATGGCGTCGTCGAGCGGAACCGAGCCGCTCTTGGTGGGTAACCGCCACGCATTTTATGCGCCGCAGGGCTGCTATCCCTGCTCCGGGAAGGACCGGTGGGTAACCATATGCATTACGAGCAATGCGCAATGGCGAAAACTGGCCGGCATCATAGGGGGCAAGGAACTGGAGCAGGACGGTCGCTACGCTACGGTGTCCGGTCGGAGCACTCGGCACGACGAGATCGACGCATTAATAGGAACGTGGACCTGCCGCCAGGATTGCCGCAGTGCCATGCGGATATTGCAGGCTGAAGGAATCGCGGCTGGCGCTGTGTTCAACGCACAAGATTTGTCTCAAGACGAACATCTGGCCGCGCGGGATTGGCTACAGACCGTAGATGCTGTTCGCCTGCCGGGTTTCCCTTTTCGTTTTCGGCGAGGGGGTTCAGCCGTATGCACCAAAGGTCCCGACCTCGGACAGCACAATGATTCAATTCGGGCGCTCTATGGCGATCTGAACACCGACGATTTGTTGTTGCCACAAAACCTCGGTACAGCGTACGAGATTTAG
- a CDS encoding IS4 family transposase, whose product MNSGKTLFSQLMSNGKLHDVNVLDLLVLEAGAIYVMDWGYVDFSRLHVMHRAGSFFVTRAKSNMDFHRVYSAPTDRIAGIVCDQTIALDGQYSAKDYPDHLRRVRFKDPETDKTLIFLTNQFTFPASTICSLYKQRWQVELFFKWIKQHLRIKRFLGNSENAVKTQIWIAVSVYVLVAIVKKRLDLDASLYTLLQIFSLTLFEKMPIQQAFLGHRHNSELDETSNQLNLFGY is encoded by the coding sequence ATGAATTCTGGCAAGACCCTGTTTTCCCAACTCATGTCCAACGGCAAGCTTCACGACGTCAATGTGCTCGACCTGCTGGTTCTGGAGGCCGGCGCCATTTACGTGATGGATTGGGGCTACGTGGACTTCTCCCGCTTGCATGTCATGCACCGGGCTGGCAGCTTCTTCGTGACACGAGCCAAGTCCAATATGGATTTCCATCGTGTCTATTCGGCGCCCACGGATCGTATCGCAGGAATTGTCTGCGACCAGACCATCGCGCTCGATGGTCAATACTCGGCCAAGGATTATCCCGATCATCTGCGCCGCGTCCGCTTCAAAGACCCCGAAACCGACAAGACGCTGATCTTTCTGACCAACCAGTTCACCTTTCCCGCATCGACCATCTGCTCGCTGTACAAGCAGCGCTGGCAAGTCGAGTTGTTCTTCAAGTGGATCAAGCAACACCTTCGGATCAAGCGGTTTCTCGGGAACTCCGAGAATGCAGTGAAGACTCAGATCTGGATCGCCGTGTCGGTCTATGTGCTCGTCGCCATCGTCAAGAAGCGGCTCGACCTGGATGCCTCGCTCTACACTTTGCTACAGATTTTCTCGCTCACCCTGTTCGAGAAAATGCCCATCCAGCAGGCATTTCTTGGGCATCGCCACAATTCCGAACTGGACGAGACCAGCAACCAGTTGAATCTATTCGGGTATTAA